gtttattcaacgtttcaactatatcctaatagtcatcttcaggaatactgttttccttgagctagtgtagtttattcaacgtttggACTCCTTTTGTCTATATTCTAACAGTCGTTTTCAGGAATTATTCcgattgtgggattttatattatcttgatcaaagtgtttcatcaatggttcatatacgtttgaattttcaggcCTCATCAAACCAGAAAATGTCATTTCAAGCGATGTAATACCaaaaatgctcaaacaaaTCGGGGTAAGTTATGTAGCAAGCGCTGTAACAGTATAAGAAGACATGGGCGTGAACACCTGTCCATGAAGTTGTCCAGAAGTGATGTGGTCTCGTGCATAAAGGCTTCTGGACACTGGCAGAACGGACGGACCGGTTATTCAAACCCTAAACGATGCACGAaaccaaatattcaaaacagatttGACTAGAATGATGACATATGCCACGGTGAAGACGGATTCACGCAAACTAGCTCGCAGAACACTTTACCTCATACCTCGaatgcatcctcgcttgccagggtttgaaaTCCTGGCCGaaaacccttcattggtctattacatcATGACTTCTTGACAGGTTTCTGCTCAGTGCCCACcggtctatatatctagccaatcagatgcgtagTATTTATAGAGCAAACTTGCCGGTAAAAACTGATTGGCTAGATGTATTTAGACTGGTGGGCGCTGAGCGTTAACctgtccgcccaagaaatcCTGGGCgatgtaatagaccaatgaagggtttgcggTCAGAGTTTGTGTTGGTGGGCGGCAATAAAAccctggtaagcgaggatGCCTTGTGTGAGACGCGACCATACACAACTTTCCTATAGATCTGTAAGGAATAGTTGAACCATCTTATCAACTTGACCCCTAACTTGACCTGACTGACCATAGGTTGTAGCACGCGACCGTTGACCAGCGCAGACTAAAACCGATTGTCCACTGTAAAAGACCCAACAACTGCGTAATTGTTTTTAACTTACGGGATAGCCGTAGCCCCAGGTCAAGTATATAGTATCACCATGTAGAAATCACCATCATACAAACACTGAGTTTTAAGTCATCTTGTTACCGCTTGCCGTGGGATACCGACACGCCATCTATCCCGTCAGATGGCGCCACTGAGATATCAGACGCACTCGATcaaaaaaagttcattttcaagttgCTTTGATCTCAATTTTCGGGCTTCCAATCCAAAAATTGGGCAAATCACGCATCGAAATATACACCGATTTAATCTTTAGAGTTCATATGTGCcatgattttgatatatcatgcatagattttgaaaaatcatttttagattttaattgagtTCGAGAAGAAATCCGGCGTCGACGTCGTATtgtacactagcgacacctggctaAAAGAATCCACGGTTATAACTGTAGTAACTATTATTAACTGTTCAGTTTTCTCCATCTGACAGGCGCTGGGAGTGAAGACGACAACCGATAACAAAGAAGTCGTACGAACGTCTAAGATAGTTTGTCTGGCGGTGAAACCGATCGTCGTCGCTCCGATACTGCGAGAAATCTCGACGGAAGTAACACGTGACCATCTGATCGTATCGATCGCCGCCGGTGTGTCGACGCGAACGCTGGAACGAGTAGGTGTTTATATTTTGAGGGCGGGGATGTTGCGAGGGGTTGATAAAGGGTTCTTTCCCATTGAGGTCAACTTCTTTTTGTCAAGGCTCGTTAAAACCTGCAATTAACTAAATATAACTTGTCATTAGgataatttgtattttctaattcaatttacaagtactaagtgtaagtcttcatttggataagttgtCACATCACTGAAGTCATCTCAAtatttgagtctcaatttatatttctaattcaattcactaagtGTAAGTCTTCATTTGCATAAGTCGTCACATGACTGAAGTCATCTCAAtatttgagtctcaatttgtatttctaattcaatttactaagtgtaagtcatcatttggataagtcgtcacatgactgaagtcatctctatttttgagtcacATTTTtagtatttctaattcaatttactaagtgtaagtcgtcatttggacgaatcatcaaaataatgacCATCACAACTACAACGACCTGCACTTGAACAGTGAATTTAACTGTATGAGGAAGGTTTCATGTAATGACTCGgtttatgtttgttttttgttacAGTTGTTACCTCCTCAGTCTCGAGTCGTGCGAGTTATGACGAACACGCCGTGTCTGGTAAACGAGGGCTGCAGTGTATTCTCGCCCGGTCAACACGCGTTACCCGCAGATCTGGAAACGGTCAGCAAACTATTCAGTAATGTGGGAATATGCGAGGACGCCCCGGAGTATCTGATGGATACAGTAACCGGTCTCAGCGGTAGCGGACCTGCTTATGTAAGTCAGATGATTTTCTTAAGATATTTTGTCCGCTTAAGGCCTAGAAATATCTGCAACAAGCCACGAAATTTGTCTTTTTCACGTTTAAGCTAGGCCCACCCTGACAGTTCGTAGTATAGGGTATTACTGCGTATTACACGTAGGCCTTCAATATAACTCCCATGTTAATTTACGGAACCACAATTATACCAGTCAAACCATGCAACATGACGAAATTTTAGAGTAAGGTGCCACTAAGGGATGTACCCAGcaccctcaacccgctaagcgccacgcAGGGCACTTAGCGGGttcgatttttatttttcccaatgtggagagaccagagaagaaccttcgaccaagaaattctgtcgccaccagggtttgaacccataaaaccctggattgacgagaccagtgaccggcggcTTAGACCACTGCGCCTCTCCTAACCCACTCCCAGGGTTACTTGTGACTGTAATGTCAAACTGTCGGGGTATAGTTTTCTTAAGTAAGGTTATAGTGTAATATTCTGAGGAATGGCGCAAGCGGCCGTGAACACAAGAAGTAAACATTTCCCGGAGTTGAATAAATGCCAGTACCTTTGATAACCACTAGATGGCGAATTAGTGAAATCTAGCTTGATACGCAACCCTCAAGCGACAGGCATGTCTAACAGTAGAATCTGCGCTCTACATCTCTCTAGGTGGCAGGTTAGTCGAGCGAGCACGTTGGATTCAAACTAAAAAACCgtgtttatattttttcagGCTTATGTTGCAGTAGAAGCGCTGGCAGATGGCGCTGTAGAGATGGGTTTGACCCGAGAAAC
This genomic interval from Tubulanus polymorphus chromosome 8, tnTubPoly1.2, whole genome shotgun sequence contains the following:
- the LOC141909745 gene encoding pyrroline-5-carboxylate reductase 2-like; the protein is MVGFIGAGRMAQVLSGSITKRGLIKPENVISSDVIPKMLKQIGALGVKTTTDNKEVVRTSKIVCLAVKPIVVAPILREISTEVTRDHLIVSIAAGVSTRTLERLLPPQSRVVRVMTNTPCLVNEGCSVFSPGQHALPADLETVSKLFSNVGICEDAPEYLMDTVTGLSGSGPAYAYVAVEALADGAVEMGLTRETAQRLAAQAMLGAAKMVLETGKSPGQLKDEVCSAGGTTIAAIHSLEKGGFRGVLMDAVVKSTIRSREIGKKLNDDYD